The sequence GCCCACGCTGTACGTGCTGGACGAGCCCACCACGGGCCTGCACCTGGGCGACGTGGAGAAGCTGATCACCTTCCTGGGCCGCCTGGTGGACCGGGGCGACACGCTGGTCGTCATCGAGCACCACCCGTCGGTCATCGCCGCGGGAGACCACGTGGTGGAGCTGGGGCCGGAGGGCGGCGAGGGCGGAGGCCGCATCGTGGGCGAAGGCACGCCGCGCGAGGTGGCGAAGCTCAAGACGCCCACGGGGCGCGTGCTCAAGACTCTTTTTTCCACTGAAGAACCCCGGAGCACGCGCCGCCTCACGGGGACGGTGAAAGGGTGAGCGCGATCCGGCATCCTGGGCGCGCCATGCGAACCCTCCTGCTGTGCACCGCCGCGGCGGTGCTCTCCCTCTCCACGGCGGCCTCCGCCGAGGACAAGAAGCCCGAGAAGAAAGCCATGTCCTTCCACCAGCTCTCCGCCAACCGGCTCGACGGCAAGCCCGAGAAGCTGTCGGACTTCCAGGGCAAGGTCGCCCTCGTCGTGAACACCGCGTCCGAGTGCGGCTACACGCCGCAGTACAAGGGCCTGGAGGCGCTGTACCAGGGCTACAAGGACAAGGGCGTGGTCGTCCTGGGCTTCCCGTCCAACGACTTCGGCGGCCAGGAGCCGGGCACCTCCGAGCAGATCGCGAAGTTCTGCGAGCTGCGCTTCAAGGTCACCTTCCCCATGTTCGAGAAGGTGAAGACGAAGGGCGAGGGCCAGTCCCCCGTCTACGCGTTCCTCGCCAAGGACCACGGCGAGCCCAAGTGGAACTTCCACAAGTACGTGGTGGGCAAGGACGGCCAGGTGAAGGCCGCGTTCCCCAGCAGCGTGACGCCTGACAGCCCGGAGCTGAAGGCCGCCATCGACAAGGCGCTCGCGGAGAAGTGACGGGCGTTCCCCGGCGACGGATCCGGTCCTCGTGACGTGGATCCGCGCCGGGCGTTGGACGTCCGACGGTGGCTCCGCGCTGGAGGGCCGCTCGGCGGTGGGGTGGGGCGTGCGCAGCTTGGGTCCTGGCCCATGGCTCCGGTTCTTTCCCCCGCGCGCGTCGTGACGGCGGTGCTGCTCGCGGCGCTGTGTGGCGGGTGCGCTTCGCTGGAGCCCCAGCGCTCGGAGCTGGCCATGCGCGTGGGACGGTCCGACCTGTCCGTGGCGGTGATGCGCACGCGGGTGAGGGACCTGGCCCGGCGCTTCTCCGGATTGATCGAAGCCATGGCGGACGACCTGGCCTCGCGCTCCGGGTCTCCCTCCGTGGCCGCGGCCATGCTGCGGTTCAAGGCCAACGCGGTGCCCGCCGTGCAGAGCACGCTCTTCAAGCCGGATCCGGTGGCCGCGATCATCGACACGTGGGCGCTGCTGGCCCAACTGGAGGAGTCCCTGCCGCGCTCCGCCACGGGCGCCTCGCCGGAGCTGGTGTCGCAGGCCCATGCGTCGCTGGTGTCGCTGGAGTCCGAACTGGCGGCCGAGTGGCGCGAGGTCACCGGCCACGAGGACGTGACCCAGACCCGCGACCGGGTCCACGCCTGGGCCGCGGAGCACCCGTTGACCGGACCGCTGGTCACGCGTGAGTCCACCACGGCCCTGCTGGCGTCGCTCACGGAGGTGACCGGGGGAGGCTTGAGGTCCACGGCCGCCGGCCTCATCGAGGACACTCGCGACCTCACCGCGCGCGTGGACCTCTACGCGACCAGCCTGCCCCGGCAGGCGCGCTGGCAGGCGGAGCTGGTCGCGACCGACGCGATGCGCGCCCCCACCGTCCAGGCCGCGCTCGCGGAGCTGGGGCGCACGGTGGACCTGCTGGACCGCGTGGGCTCCGTGGCCGCCAACACCCCCGCGCTCATTGAACGCGAACGCCGCGCGGTGCTGGACGCGGTGCACGCCGAGCGCCTGGGCCTCCAGGAGTTCGTCACCGGCGAACGGCAGGCGGTGCTCGCGGACGTGGGACGCGAGCGCCAGGCGGTGGTGGACGCGCTGCACGCCGAGCGGGTGGCCACGCTCCAGCAACTCGATGGCCTCGCGCGCGGCTGGGTGGACCACGCGTTCGACCGGCTGGGGCCGCTCGTGGACCGCGTGTTCCTCTGGCTCGCGCTGCTGATGGTGCTGCTGGGCGTGGGCGGCGTGCTGGGCGGCTGGGTGCTGGCCCGGGCATGGCGGCGCGCGCGCTGACGGAATCGCCTACTTCTTCTCCTCCGGCTTGGGCGGGAAGTTCTCCAGCATCTTCTCCACGCCCTTTTCAATCCGGTCGCCGTTGGTCTGGGCGCTCGGGCTGTCGCCCAGGTTCGCCTGCGCCGTGCCGCGCCAGACGAGCTTCTTCTCCTTGGCGTCCACCACGTCGAGGATGAGCGTGCCCACGTCGTACTGGCGCACGTACGTCTCCGACGGCCCGTAGTACGAACCCCAGAACGGATCCCACGGGTAGCCCCAGTAGCTGTCCACCGTCTCCGCGGACAGCCGCGTGTCGATGGCGCCCTGCCAGCCGATGAGGAAGTCCGGGTTCGCGCTCGCGTCCACCTTCTGGTAGCCGCGGGCCTGGAGGTCGCGATCCACCGCCCCTGTCACCTGAGACTCGGTGATGGCGTTGTTGATGCGCGTGTCCTTCGTCTGCTGGGGATGCGTCAGCCACGCATAGGTGCGGAATGCGTTGATGCGCTGGACGGCGGCGGGGTCGTAGTTGGTGCCGACATCGACGCCCGCGCAGGACGCGAGCCCCAGGCCCACGAGCACGGGAACGACACGGGACAGCAGACGCATGGCGGCCTCCAGAAGGATGGGGCGCATCCCTCCGGGCGGGACGCGGTCAGCGACATGACGTTGGGGACGTCCCCCGGGGATGGCCCGTCGCCGTCCGCCCGTCCGGCTCCGACTTCCGGGAGGGGCGGCCGTCAGTCGCCGCGCGGTTCCTTGAGCCCCTTGAGCTTCATGCCCTTCCCGCCCTCGGAGCGGGCCATGAGCATGGCCAGCCGCGCGCGCTTCTGGGGGGACAGGTCCTTGGCGAGCGCCTGGTACAGCTCCCGGTCCAGCGCGGCGATCTGCGCCCGGGCGTCGAAGGCCTTCTGCGCCGCCGCGTCCACCTGTCCCAGCGCCGCGCTGTCGCCGCGCGCCGCCTGGTGGAGGATGCGCGCGGACTCCCGCACCTGCTCGCGCAGCGGGCGGCGGCGGTCCTCGAAGCGGCGCAGCGTCTCATCCATCTTCAGGGCCTGCGCGCTGTCCAGCTCCAGCGTGTCCGCCAGCTCCAGCACCTGCCGCAGCCGCTGCCGCTGCTCGGCCCGGGCCATGCGGTCGGGGTCACGCCCGCCCGGCGGCTGCGGCATGGGCTGCGCCAGCGCCATCACCGGCAGCGCGAATGCGAGCACCAGGGTCATCCGCTTCATCGTCTTCACAGTGTCTCTCCCAGGTCGAAGTCCCCATCCAGGTCGGCGTCGTCGCCCTCCCACGTCAGGTCCTCGTCCGCGCTGTACCCCGAACCGTCATCCTCCAGCGGATCCAACCCGGCCCACGCCTCGAAGGCGGCCAGCGTCTCCGGGTCCACGTCGTCGCGGGTGCTCGCCGTCCGCTCGGGGGCCGGCGCCGTCGCCGGGTGGGGCGCCTTGAGCCGCTCCAGCGCGGAAGGCCCCAGCATCAGCGCCACCACCGCCGCCACCGCCGCGAGCGACCCCAGCGCCCGGCGGCCCATGCCCCGGCGCGACTGCTCCCGGCGCCAGGCGGCCAAGGTCCTGGAACCCAGCCCCTCCTGCGCGCGCACCTCCACGGGCGTCTGGGGCGGCAGCGCCACCCGCCCGAGCACCTCGCGCGCGGCGGCCACCTCCGCCTGGCAGGCCGCGCAGGAATCCAGATGGGCCTGGAAGCGTGTGGCCTCCTCGCCCTCCAGCGCCTCCGCGGCGTGGAGGCTCGCCTGCTCCTCGTATTCCACGCACGCACCCATCACTGCGTCTCCCCGGCCACGTCGGCCTTCAAGCGTTTCACCGCGTGGTGGAACTGCACCTTCGCGTTGTTCTCCGTGATGCCCAGCGTCTCCGCGATGTCCTTGAACGGCAGTCCGCCGTCCACCCGCAGCGTCAGCACCTCGCGCTGACGGCGGGGCAGGGCGAGCACCGCCTGACGCACCCGCTGCCCCTGCTGGGTGCGCTCCAGGGACGCCTCCGCGCCCTCGCCCGGGTCCGCCGCCACGTCATCCGTCACCGGCGCCACCAGCACCGGCCGCCACCGCAGCCCCTGGCGCGCGTGGTTCTTCGCCAGGTTGAGCGCCACGCGCACCAGCCACGCGCGGAACGGCGTGGGCGTGGTGGGGGTGAGCCTCGCGAACACCCGTCGCGATGCCTCCAGGGCCCGCAGGAACGCCTGCTGCGTCAGGTCCGCCGCGTCCTCCGCGCTCACGGTGTAGCGGCGCATCAGTGAGAAGACGAGGCCCCGGTGCCGCTCGAAGAGCTGGCCGAACGCCGCCGCGTCCCCCGCGAGGAAGGCCCCGCAGAGGGCCTCGTCCGAGAGAGCGCTCACGGCCCCACCGGGCCGCACCAGTCCTAGCACCCGTCCGCTCACAGGGGCTCCAACCCTCCAGGGGGCGAAAGGTTATTTTCCGGCGCGCATTTCGCCCCAAGGGCCGGACAGGAGACGTCCGGTACCGGGCAGGCGGGCGGGCGCGGGCCCCTCAGGCGGAGGCGGTGCTGCTGCCCGGGGCGGGGTGGGCCTGGAGGTACTTCAGCACGTCGTCCAGGTGGCGGTAGACGCGCACCTCGTGGTGGATGACGTGCTCGACGGTGCCGTCCGCGCCGATGATGAAGGTGACGCGCCGGTCGATGTTGAGGACGGGCCACAGCACGCCCCAGGCGCGGCTGATCCGCCGCTCGTCGTCCCCCAGGAGGGCGAAGTGGATGCCCTCCTGCTGGGCGAAGTCGCACTGGGTGGTGAGCGTGTCCACGGAGACGCCGACCAGCTCCGCGCCCAGCTCGCGGATCCGCTCGTGGTTGTCCCGGAACGCCCTGTTCTCGATGGTGCAGCCCACCGTGAAGGCGCGCGGGAAGAAGAAGAGCACGACGCGCCGGCCTCGCAGCTCCGACAGGCGCACGGTCTGCCCATGGCAGTCGGTCGCGGCGAAGTCAGGTGCGAGGTCTCCGACGGCAATCATGCGATGCGTGCTCCATCCCCAACGGCGGGAGTTGTCCTTCCCCTACCACGTTTTCCCCGCCATCCCATGCCGCGCCGCGCCGGGTGTCCGCTCCCAGGGGAATCTGGCTAAGGTGCCCCGCCGTGTCGCCTGCCTTGACGGACCCCGCCACCCCCGCCTTCCTCGATGCCCTGGCCCGAGGCCTGGGCGTGACCCGCGTCGCCCGCGTCACCGGCCTGGACCGCACCGGCGTGGAGGTCGCCTGCGCGGTGCGTCCGGGTGGACACGTGCTCCAGGTGTGTAACGGCAAGGGGCTCACCTTCGAGGCCGCGGCCCGGGGGGCGCTCTTCGAGACGGCCGAGCTGTGGGCGGCGGAGACGGTCCGGCCGGAGCGGCTGCGCTGGGGCTCCCAGGCGGAGCTGGAGCGGGCAGGCGACCCGGTCTGGGGCGTGGAGGCGCTGGGGTCGGCGGGGGCGGTGGTGGCGCCCAGGCTCGCGGGGCCGGCGGTGCGGCTGGCCTGGTGCGAGGCGCGGACGCTGGACGGGGATGAGCGCGTCTGGGTGCCGGCGCAGGGCGTGTACTGCCCGCCCGCGGGGACGGCGGAGCTGGGGCCGCTGTCGGTGGCCTGGACGACGAATGGCTCCGGGGCGCATCCGGAGCCGGAGCCGGCGCTGCTGCACGCGCTGCTGGAGGCCACGGAGCGCGACCAGTTGGCGAGGGCGTTGCCGGAGGGCTGGTCGGAGGAGGGCGTGGTGGGGCGGATGCTGCGGCCGGAGGGCCTGGAGGACGAGGCGCCGCGCACGGCCGCCCTGCGGGACACCCTGGAGGCCCGGGGCTTCCGCGCCTACCTCTTCGACGTGACGCCCGCGCCCAGGACGCGGGGCCGGGTGGGGCTGCCGGTGGCGGCGGCGGTGCTGGTGGACGCGGACGAGGGGCCGGTGCCCCTCACGGCCGGCTACGCGTGTGCGTTGGACCGGGACGAGGCCCTGCACAAGGCCCTGCTGGAGGCCGCGCAGTCGCGGCTGACGGACATCCACGGCGCCCGTGAGGACGTGGCGGCGGCGGACCGCGAGGCGGCGCTGGGGTTCGCGCAGGCCCTGGCGGAGGTGCGGCCGCGCCGGGCCGTGGACGCGATGCCGGACGTGACGGTGCGGCGGGCCGGGACGGCGACGGCGACGGTGCGCGCGGTGCTGTCGTTGCTGCACGGCGCGGGCTTCACCCGGGTGGCGGGCGTGGCGCTGGACGCGCCGGTGCCCGGGCTGCACGTGTGGAAGGTGGTCGTGGCGGGCATGCGCGTCTCGGAGCTCCTGTGAAACGGCGATCGGACGACCTGGTGGTGTTCCTGGGGCCCTCGCTGCCCGAGGCGGAGGCGCGGCGGATCGCCCCGTGCACGGTGTTGCCTCCCGCGCGGCAGGGCGACGTGTGGCGGGCGCTGTCGCTCAAGCCCCGGGCCCTGGTGCTGGTGGACGGCGTCTTCGAGGCCCAGCCCTCCGTCTGGCACCACGAGCTGCTCGCCGCGATGGAGGTGGGCGTGGCGGTGTTCGGCGGTGGCAGCATGGGCGCGCTGCGCGCCTCGGAGCTGGCCGGGCAGGGCATGGTGGGCGTGGGCCGCATCTTCGGGTGGTACCGCGACGGCGTGGCGGTGGATGACGCGGAGGTGGCGCTCCTGCACGCGGACGCCGAGCACGGCTGGCGTCCCCTCACCGTGCCCCTGGTGAACGTGCGGCACGCGGCGGAGCAGGCACGCAAGGCGCGCGTGCTGGGCCACCCGGGCGCGCAGGCGCTGGTGGACGCGGCGGCGGCCGTCTTCTACCAGGAGCGCACCTGGGCGCGGATCCGCGAAGCCGTGGAGCCCGCGTGGACCCGGCCCGTGCGCGACGCCTGGGACGCGTGGTTCGCGAACGGGGTGGAGGACCTCAAGCGGCTGGACGCCATCGAGTGCATCCGCACGGCGGCGGACTTCGTGAGCCGGGGAGAGCCGCCACGGCCCGGCGAGCGGCGCAATCCGTCCTCGCTGGTGCGGCGCCGGCGCCTGACGGAGGACGTGACGCGCGTGGGCCCGCGCCCCGTGGACTCCGGACGCGTGATGGAGCTGCTGCGGGGCGCACCGGACGCGGCGGCATGGGCGGAAGCCGGCCTGCGGCGCGCGTTGCTCGCGGGGTGGGCGCGTTCGCTGGGGCTCGACGCGACGGAGGAGGAGATCGCCGCGGAGGAGGCCGCGTGGTGGAAGGAGCGGGGGATCCGCGCGTCCCGCCGCGAGGCCTTCCTCGCCGCCAGCGGACTCGATGGACCGGGGCTGCGCCGGCTGTGTGAGGCCCGGGCACTGGAGCGGCTGGCGCTGCTGAACGCCTCGAGGCTCCTGCCGGACGGCCCCTCCTGGGACGAGGCCCTGGCCTCCGAGGCCCGGCTGGGCGGCCAGTGGGAGCAGGCCGCCCGAGCGCTGGCGGAAGCGGACGAAGGGCCTGACGAAGGCCCCTGACGGCCTGTCCCCGAGCAATCCCAGACAGGGCCCCTTCCGTCACGGAGACGGGCTGAAACCTGTTTCACGCACCCCCGTGGCCCCCAGGCACCCTGGCGGGTTGGACGCGTGTTCAGGTCCAACCCTCCTGCTGCGTCACGAAAAAACGTGACAGTCCCGCACGGACGGATAGGGTCAACCCCGGAGGTTGTCCGCATTGAACACCGCTCCCCGGGTGGTTCCGCCAAGTGGGTCCGCGCCGTCGCCGGCCGGGCACGCTCGTGGATTGCGGGGAATCCGACCTCCGCAGTGGGACGTGGCAGGGAAGGGGCCCTCTCGGGTCCTGAAATGCTGGGGAGGTGTCCCCACCTCCCAGGTTGTGTCACGGCTTGAGTCAGGGACATGACCTCGCCGATCCACCCGGACCAGCTTGAAGTCGGCCACCACGTCGGCCCGTGGCGAATCGTGGGCTTCCTGGGCGCGGGAGGCTTTGGCCGGGTCTTCAAGGTGGAGCGGGGCGGGCACGTCTACGCGTTGAAGCTCGCGCTGCGGCCGGCGAACCAGCACGCCCCGGATGAAGAGGACGTCAACGGACGGCTCTCGCGGGAGGTGGCGGCGCTGCTCGCGTGCGCGCCGCACTCCAACCTGCCGCGCGTGCACGCGGTGGACCGTTGGCCGGAGCCGCCGGACGGCTACCTCTTCCACGTCACCGACTTCGTGGATGGCGAGACGTTTCACGAGTGGCGCTGGCGCGTGAAGCCCTCCGCCGCGCACCTGCTGACCGTCTACACGGAGGTCGTGCGGGTGTTCGCGGATCTCCACCGCCGGGGCGTGCTGCACCGCGACCTCAAGGCGGACAACCTGCTCGTCCGCCGCTCCGACGAGCGGCCCATCCTCATCGACCTGGGCACGGCACGCATCCCCGGGGCCTCCACGCTGACCGTCGGTGTCGCGCCCGCGTCGCCCCACCTGCTGCCTCCCGAGTGCGTCGCGTTCCTGCGCGAGGGCTCCTGGAAGTCGGGAGCGAACTTCGACGCGGGCATCCCGGGCGACCTCTACGCCCTGGGCGCGCTGCTCTACGAGTCGCTGACGGACGGCTACGCCTTCGACCCGCGCCTGCCCTACGAGCGGCTGCTGCCCGCCATCGAGACGGTGGTGCCGCGCGCTCCGAAGGACATCAACCCCAAGGTTCCGTCCAGCCTGTCGGACATCGCGATGCGGCTGCTCTCCAAGCGCCCCGAGGATCGTTACTCGGGAACGGAGACGCTGCTGCAGGCGCTCTGGGAGGCGGCCAAGGACAAGCGCCACTCGGACTGGAAGGTGTCCCTGGACATCCCGGCGGATCCGGACGCGTCCGGTCTGGACCGGGGCGTGGTGCTGCTGTCGCAGTACCCCGGGAGAGCCACCGAGTCGGAGTCCGGTGCCACGGAGCCGTCGAGCCCGCCCGCCACCGTGGAGCCCTCGGTGGCGCCCAGGCGGCGCCGTCATTCCGGAGCGGTGCTCGGCCTGGGAGCACTGCTGCTGGGGCTTTTGATCTTCGGGCTGGTCCAGCTGACACCGGACCGGCCTCCACCTGCCGTAGCGCCTGTGTCTGAGAAAGGAAGTCTGTCCGTGACCCCAACCCCGAGTCTTCCCGATGCCGCCGTGCTCGCGGTGGCCGCTTCCCCGGATGCGGGAGCCTCCCCCGTGGTGGAGCCGACTCCGTCCGCACCGCCCGAGGTCGCGAGCGCGCCCGCGAAACCCTTGCGTGCGGACGGGGGCGTCATGCGGAAGATCGCCGGAGCGGCCGTGGCGGCTTGCGTGGGTGTGTCCTGCGCGGGCGGCAACGCCAACACCCGCAGGGAGCAAGGCGAACCGTGCCCGCCGGGGGCCAAGGCGGCCATGACGGAGTTGAAGCTCATCGGGAGCAGGGGCATGAACGCCCTCTACCTGGAAGAAAGCGACCGCGGCGCGATGCAGGTCCGCGAAGGGCCCATCGTGGGCATTCTCCATGGAGGGAGTCGGGCGGCCGAGAACCTGCCGGTGGGCTCGAAGGTGAGGGGCCGCGCCGTGTTCGCGCCAAGGGAGACGAGGCTCTACTTCACGGAGGCCACCCTGCCCGATGGACGGGTCGTCCCCCTGTGCATGGAGTTCTACGACAAGGTTCGCGATCGATGGGGCTGGCTGAAAGACTCGGACGTGTTCACCCAGTACGGGTATATGGACACAGCCACCGTTCGTTACATCCCGGTCCAGCCAAACAATGTGCTGGCGGTCAAGCGACTCTACAACTCCAATGAGGTTGAGGAAGGAGAGTAGAGACTTCGCCCCAATGATGCCCGCTCACGGAGATGGGTCATTGTCGAGCGGCGGGCACGCGTAGCGCTCCGTGGTAGAAGAGAACTCCTGCCGCCCCGGTTCGAGGAGCCCTCACCCCTGTGCCCTCCTGTCTGTTCGTCGCGCTTCCGGTTCTTCTCTGGTCAACAAGCGTCCTGGCAGCGCCTCCCGTGGAAACGGCAGCCGTTGAAGGAATGCTCCGAGTGGAAGTGGGAGCGGAGGAGACACGGACGCGCCCCATCCGCATCGGGCCTGGGGTGAGCACCACGCTGCTCTTCGATACCGAGATCCAGCAGGACCAGGTGAGCCTGGAGTCGCGCGAACAATTCGCGCGGGTGAGCACGGGCGGCTCAATCCTCGTGCTCATTCCTTCCAATGACTTGCAGCAGGGGGAAACGTTGAACTTGTCCATCCCGTTCAGGGATGCAGCCCCGGCTCTTCCCTCGCGGTTGACATTGACCCTGGTGGTGGACTCCGGTGCCGTGGACAGGCAGGTGGAAGTCTACCGACGAGCGCGCTCCGCCGAGTCATACCGCCTGGAAGTGCAGCAACTGCGCATGGAACTTGAACGCTTGCGTCAGGAGCGGATTCCCCAGCACGGAGGGGTGTGCGAACAGGCGGGCTTTCGGGGGCTCCTGGGGGCTACGACGAGCTTTCCTGGCATATCGGTCGGGGACAACGCGATGTTGATGCATTGCAGTCAGT is a genomic window of Corallococcus macrosporus containing:
- a CDS encoding sigma-70 family RNA polymerase sigma factor; translation: MSALSDEALCGAFLAGDAAAFGQLFERHRGLVFSLMRRYTVSAEDAADLTQQAFLRALEASRRVFARLTPTTPTPFRAWLVRVALNLAKNHARQGLRWRPVLVAPVTDDVAADPGEGAEASLERTQQGQRVRQAVLALPRRQREVLTLRVDGGLPFKDIAETLGITENNAKVQFHHAVKRLKADVAGETQ
- a CDS encoding TfuA-like protein, with the protein product MKRRSDDLVVFLGPSLPEAEARRIAPCTVLPPARQGDVWRALSLKPRALVLVDGVFEAQPSVWHHELLAAMEVGVAVFGGGSMGALRASELAGQGMVGVGRIFGWYRDGVAVDDAEVALLHADAEHGWRPLTVPLVNVRHAAEQARKARVLGHPGAQALVDAAAAVFYQERTWARIREAVEPAWTRPVRDAWDAWFANGVEDLKRLDAIECIRTAADFVSRGEPPRPGERRNPSSLVRRRRLTEDVTRVGPRPVDSGRVMELLRGAPDAAAWAEAGLRRALLAGWARSLGLDATEEEIAAEEAAWWKERGIRASRREAFLAASGLDGPGLRRLCEARALERLALLNASRLLPDGPSWDEALASEARLGGQWEQAARALAEADEGPDEGP
- a CDS encoding peroxiredoxin — its product is MIAVGDLAPDFAATDCHGQTVRLSELRGRRVVLFFFPRAFTVGCTIENRAFRDNHERIRELGAELVGVSVDTLTTQCDFAQQEGIHFALLGDDERRISRAWGVLWPVLNIDRRVTFIIGADGTVEHVIHHEVRVYRHLDDVLKYLQAHPAPGSSTASA
- a CDS encoding zf-HC2 domain-containing protein, with amino-acid sequence MGACVEYEEQASLHAAEALEGEEATRFQAHLDSCAACQAEVAAAREVLGRVALPPQTPVEVRAQEGLGSRTLAAWRREQSRRGMGRRALGSLAAVAAVVALMLGPSALERLKAPHPATAPAPERTASTRDDVDPETLAAFEAWAGLDPLEDDGSGYSADEDLTWEGDDADLDGDFDLGETL
- a CDS encoding chemotaxis protein; the encoded protein is MAPVLSPARVVTAVLLAALCGGCASLEPQRSELAMRVGRSDLSVAVMRTRVRDLARRFSGLIEAMADDLASRSGSPSVAAAMLRFKANAVPAVQSTLFKPDPVAAIIDTWALLAQLEESLPRSATGASPELVSQAHASLVSLESELAAEWREVTGHEDVTQTRDRVHAWAAEHPLTGPLVTRESTTALLASLTEVTGGGLRSTAAGLIEDTRDLTARVDLYATSLPRQARWQAELVATDAMRAPTVQAALAELGRTVDLLDRVGSVAANTPALIERERRAVLDAVHAERLGLQEFVTGERQAVLADVGRERQAVVDALHAERVATLQQLDGLARGWVDHAFDRLGPLVDRVFLWLALLMVLLGVGGVLGGWVLARAWRRAR
- a CDS encoding DUF4136 domain-containing protein; this translates as MRLLSRVVPVLVGLGLASCAGVDVGTNYDPAAVQRINAFRTYAWLTHPQQTKDTRINNAITESQVTGAVDRDLQARGYQKVDASANPDFLIGWQGAIDTRLSAETVDSYWGYPWDPFWGSYYGPSETYVRQYDVGTLILDVVDAKEKKLVWRGTAQANLGDSPSAQTNGDRIEKGVEKMLENFPPKPEEKK
- a CDS encoding serine/threonine protein kinase → MTSPIHPDQLEVGHHVGPWRIVGFLGAGGFGRVFKVERGGHVYALKLALRPANQHAPDEEDVNGRLSREVAALLACAPHSNLPRVHAVDRWPEPPDGYLFHVTDFVDGETFHEWRWRVKPSAAHLLTVYTEVVRVFADLHRRGVLHRDLKADNLLVRRSDERPILIDLGTARIPGASTLTVGVAPASPHLLPPECVAFLREGSWKSGANFDAGIPGDLYALGALLYESLTDGYAFDPRLPYERLLPAIETVVPRAPKDINPKVPSSLSDIAMRLLSKRPEDRYSGTETLLQALWEAAKDKRHSDWKVSLDIPADPDASGLDRGVVLLSQYPGRATESESGATEPSSPPATVEPSVAPRRRRHSGAVLGLGALLLGLLIFGLVQLTPDRPPPAVAPVSEKGSLSVTPTPSLPDAAVLAVAASPDAGASPVVEPTPSAPPEVASAPAKPLRADGGVMRKIAGAAVAACVGVSCAGGNANTRREQGEPCPPGAKAAMTELKLIGSRGMNALYLEESDRGAMQVREGPIVGILHGGSRAAENLPVGSKVRGRAVFAPRETRLYFTEATLPDGRVVPLCMEFYDKVRDRWGWLKDSDVFTQYGYMDTATVRYIPVQPNNVLAVKRLYNSNEVEEGE
- a CDS encoding DUF2381 family protein, producing the protein MPSCLFVALPVLLWSTSVLAAPPVETAAVEGMLRVEVGAEETRTRPIRIGPGVSTTLLFDTEIQQDQVSLESREQFARVSTGGSILVLIPSNDLQQGETLNLSIPFRDAAPALPSRLTLTLVVDSGAVDRQVEVYRRARSAESYRLEVQQLRMELERLRQERIPQHGGVCEQAGFRGLLGATTSFPGISVGDNAMLMHCSQSCSLNVEKSWTYTAGKRRAVMLLLRAVDKKPWTIGRAVLVDRKGREWESLPAAQSGPITSQSSATLLLEFDMNNPELDGYQLNVSDEDGGRTVQWSGIKFP
- a CDS encoding YcaO-like family protein, giving the protein MSPALTDPATPAFLDALARGLGVTRVARVTGLDRTGVEVACAVRPGGHVLQVCNGKGLTFEAAARGALFETAELWAAETVRPERLRWGSQAELERAGDPVWGVEALGSAGAVVAPRLAGPAVRLAWCEARTLDGDERVWVPAQGVYCPPAGTAELGPLSVAWTTNGSGAHPEPEPALLHALLEATERDQLARALPEGWSEEGVVGRMLRPEGLEDEAPRTAALRDTLEARGFRAYLFDVTPAPRTRGRVGLPVAAAVLVDADEGPVPLTAGYACALDRDEALHKALLEAAQSRLTDIHGAREDVAAADREAALGFAQALAEVRPRRAVDAMPDVTVRRAGTATATVRAVLSLLHGAGFTRVAGVALDAPVPGLHVWKVVVAGMRVSELL
- a CDS encoding glutathione peroxidase, with product MRTLLLCTAAAVLSLSTAASAEDKKPEKKAMSFHQLSANRLDGKPEKLSDFQGKVALVVNTASECGYTPQYKGLEALYQGYKDKGVVVLGFPSNDFGGQEPGTSEQIAKFCELRFKVTFPMFEKVKTKGEGQSPVYAFLAKDHGEPKWNFHKYVVGKDGQVKAAFPSSVTPDSPELKAAIDKALAEK